The Mesobacillus jeotgali genome window below encodes:
- a CDS encoding hydrolase translates to MEDTKQKYYFNIESGEVLDTPAEPEGHLFTLIATGEEIKDLREYLTENYKADWATFGNSHLRPFTDPDREHAEYDFAMKEIYAMVYKLGDAEARNHVKSMEIFTEDELKGI, encoded by the coding sequence ATGGAAGACACAAAGCAGAAATACTACTTTAATATAGAAAGCGGCGAGGTGCTGGACACGCCGGCTGAGCCGGAGGGCCATTTATTCACGTTGATTGCGACCGGTGAGGAGATCAAGGATTTACGGGAGTATCTGACGGAAAACTATAAAGCGGATTGGGCCACTTTTGGCAATTCCCATTTGCGCCCTTTTACCGACCCAGACCGTGAGCATGCTGAATATGACTTTGCAATGAAGGAAATTTACGCAATGGTTTATAAACTGGGTGATGCTGAAGCCAGGAACCATGTGAAAAGTATGGAGATATTTACAGAAGATGAGTTGAAGGGCATATAA
- the fabG gene encoding 3-oxoacyl-ACP reductase FabG: MRLKDKVAIITGAANGIGLAAAKTFASEGARVAMADFDEETGTKRAAELSAEGNDIAFFQVNVADRSSVDSLVQNVLGHFGKIDILINNAGITRDGMLHKLAAEDFQKVVDVNLTGVFNCAQAVVPAMVQQGSGRIINTSSVSGVYGNVGQTNYAATKAGVVGMTKTWAKELGRKGINVNAVAPGFIETGMTAAVPDKVIEQMKMLVPLGRLGLPEDIAHAYLFLASDESKYVNGTTLHVDGGIMM, from the coding sequence ATGAGATTGAAAGATAAAGTAGCGATTATTACAGGGGCAGCGAACGGAATCGGGCTTGCTGCAGCTAAAACTTTTGCCAGTGAAGGCGCAAGGGTTGCCATGGCGGACTTTGATGAAGAAACAGGAACCAAACGTGCGGCAGAACTGTCAGCTGAAGGCAATGATATCGCTTTTTTTCAGGTGAATGTCGCCGACAGATCCAGTGTTGATTCGCTGGTCCAAAATGTTCTCGGCCACTTTGGCAAAATTGATATTCTAATAAATAATGCAGGCATCACCAGGGATGGAATGCTGCACAAGCTCGCTGCCGAGGACTTCCAGAAAGTCGTTGATGTCAACCTGACGGGTGTGTTCAATTGTGCCCAGGCTGTTGTTCCAGCAATGGTCCAGCAAGGTTCAGGCAGAATAATCAATACATCCTCCGTTTCCGGCGTATACGGCAATGTAGGCCAGACAAACTACGCAGCGACCAAAGCCGGAGTCGTCGGCATGACGAAAACATGGGCAAAGGAACTCGGACGCAAAGGCATCAATGTAAACGCAGTCGCTCCGGGATTCATCGAAACGGGCATGACCGCCGCTGTGCCGGATAAAGTGATTGAACAAATGAAGATGCTCGTCCCGCTGGGAAGGCTCGGATTGCCAGAGGATATCGCACATGCCTACCTGTTCCTCGCATCAGACGAGTCAAAATACGTGAACGGCACCACCCTCCATGTCGATGGCGGGATCATGATGTGA
- a CDS encoding MFS transporter — MKPMSFFQKASILLTLCAIMVASNIYTLIPIYSVLADDLLIAESHVVLAGGLFTFFYACGLLSFGPVSDFTGRKKILVFGLLASALTTLAVGFSAGSLSLWIARSLQGVTLATFASVAFAYSYDIFNYRHRTILVVLINTGFLIAGIFGQVASAFLTDVFSWNSVFFFFSALYFILFASALFLLKESPPPATESKPLWRIFFQLLKEPVLMKCYSITFSLLFAIIAFYDAIGRFFDGPSSDLLMIRLVGLIGASLSLFTGKLIDRWGELRTLMFGLAIGSTSAFMLLFFHSTGALIIFSIFFVSSISLVIPTVITLIGFYGSSQRAKALSLYSFILLTGASLAPPIAALLPFSGVMILLSSLFFFNIGLCILIQKKALQSANAG; from the coding sequence ATGAAACCCATGTCCTTTTTTCAAAAGGCTTCCATCCTTCTGACACTTTGTGCCATCATGGTCGCTAGCAATATTTATACATTGATTCCAATTTATTCGGTCCTTGCAGATGACCTATTGATCGCTGAATCCCACGTAGTCCTTGCGGGTGGGCTATTCACTTTCTTCTACGCCTGCGGACTGCTGTCATTCGGGCCGGTTTCCGACTTTACTGGCAGAAAGAAAATCCTTGTGTTCGGGCTACTGGCCTCTGCATTGACGACACTGGCAGTCGGATTCTCAGCCGGGTCCCTCAGTTTGTGGATTGCCCGATCACTGCAGGGAGTCACCCTTGCTACTTTCGCTTCAGTTGCTTTCGCCTACTCCTATGATATTTTCAATTATCGGCATAGGACGATTCTGGTCGTGCTGATCAACACAGGATTTTTAATCGCAGGGATCTTTGGGCAGGTTGCCAGCGCCTTTCTGACGGATGTTTTTTCCTGGAACAGCGTCTTCTTTTTCTTCTCAGCACTTTATTTCATTCTATTTGCTAGTGCTTTATTCCTGCTGAAAGAATCACCACCGCCTGCGACAGAAAGCAAGCCTTTATGGAGAATCTTTTTTCAATTGCTCAAAGAGCCTGTTTTGATGAAATGCTATAGTATTACATTCTCACTGTTGTTCGCGATTATCGCCTTCTATGACGCTATTGGCCGATTTTTTGACGGACCTTCGTCAGACTTGCTGATGATCCGGCTGGTTGGATTGATTGGGGCTTCTCTTTCCCTTTTCACAGGGAAGCTGATCGACCGCTGGGGTGAGCTGCGGACATTGATGTTTGGCTTGGCCATCGGGTCAACAAGCGCTTTTATGCTGCTTTTCTTTCATTCCACCGGTGCTTTGATTATCTTTTCCATATTTTTTGTCTCATCGATTTCACTCGTCATCCCGACTGTCATTACCTTGATCGGATTTTACGGCAGCAGCCAGCGCGCCAAAGCATTGTCACTCTATTCTTTCATCCTGCTGACAGGAGCCAGCCTCGCTCCGCCCATTGCAGCCCTGCTGCCATTCAGCGGTGTGATGATTCTCTTATCTTCACTCTTCTTCTTCAATATTGGACTTTGTATTTTGATCCAAAAAAAGGCATTACAGTCAGCAAACGCTGGCTGA
- a CDS encoding branched-chain amino acid ABC transporter permease, translating to MDVLINLSLNGLATGMLIFLLAAGLTLIFGLMDVLNFAHGGLFAWGAYSGIWIYSTTGSFFAGIIGAVLTGMILGIVTERWIIKPVYGNHVQQILITLGLMLVLSEMLKVVWGPNQISAATPDYLSGSWEFGGIIIIKYRVFIIAVGFAVFLAVQYLLKKTKIGLVVRAGVMNKEMVQSLGVNIQRVFMFVFMIGAGMAALGGMLLGPYSGVIYADMGMEFAILAFIVVVIGGMGSFTGSVMAAILVGLSGSFMAYYVPDLALAANMLLMAVVLIFRPQGLFGAKG from the coding sequence GTGGATGTATTGATTAATTTAAGCCTTAACGGCCTTGCCACAGGAATGCTGATCTTCCTCCTGGCAGCCGGTCTTACCTTGATTTTCGGCCTGATGGATGTGCTTAATTTTGCCCATGGCGGTTTGTTCGCCTGGGGTGCCTACAGCGGCATTTGGATATATTCAACAACAGGCAGCTTTTTTGCCGGGATTATCGGTGCCGTCCTGACGGGCATGATCCTTGGCATCGTCACAGAGCGCTGGATCATCAAACCGGTTTACGGCAACCATGTACAGCAAATATTAATCACGCTCGGATTGATGCTTGTTTTATCAGAGATGTTGAAAGTAGTATGGGGCCCTAATCAGATCTCAGCGGCAACCCCTGATTACCTTTCCGGCAGCTGGGAGTTTGGCGGAATCATCATCATCAAATACCGGGTTTTCATCATTGCCGTAGGATTTGCGGTATTCCTCGCTGTTCAATATTTGCTTAAAAAGACAAAAATCGGCCTTGTCGTCCGCGCCGGTGTCATGAACAAGGAAATGGTCCAATCACTGGGTGTCAACATCCAGAGAGTATTCATGTTCGTGTTCATGATAGGAGCGGGAATGGCGGCTCTTGGCGGAATGCTTTTAGGTCCCTATTCAGGTGTGATTTATGCGGATATGGGCATGGAGTTTGCGATCCTCGCGTTCATCGTTGTGGTCATAGGCGGAATGGGCAGCTTTACAGGCTCGGTGATGGCTGCGATTTTAGTTGGCCTGTCAGGTTCATTCATGGCCTATTATGTTCCCGACCTCGCTTTGGCAGCGAACATGCTGCTGATGGCAGTAGTGCTGATTTTCAGGCCGCAGGGCTTATTCGGGGCAAAGGGGTGA
- a CDS encoding branched-chain amino acid ABC transporter permease gives MTRLFSNRMNILYLLVAGFLAVLPFVYDSRSMLILLSQVFIFAVLAMSYDILLGYTGIVSFGHAMFFGIGAYTVGVFMKRFEPETSYFLLAVLVTILLTAVVSYFVGLLTLRLKSHFYAMLTMAFAGLFLVLAEKWRTVTYGNDGFTFRVPDFLKDRTDFYLICLGSMVLVFILLRRFTNSPLGRVLQAIRENEQRTESLGYSVLQYKIIASVVSGVIAGIAGILYAVSLRFVNTSVFTMDITLDALLMTIIGGVGTLVGAIIGAGIIEFSHHWLTELAKVHWIFERWIIFFGIIYILAVMFFPQGIVGSLQKLKLRKKEKIKVPVDSETVSQGDS, from the coding sequence ATGACAAGATTGTTTTCAAATCGCATGAACATCTTATATTTGCTTGTCGCCGGGTTCCTGGCAGTACTTCCATTTGTCTACGATTCCAGGAGCATGCTCATCCTGCTCTCCCAGGTGTTCATTTTTGCCGTACTGGCGATGAGCTACGACATCCTTCTCGGATACACCGGCATCGTCTCATTCGGTCATGCGATGTTCTTCGGGATTGGGGCGTATACAGTAGGAGTCTTCATGAAAAGGTTTGAACCTGAAACAAGCTACTTTCTGCTGGCTGTCCTGGTCACGATTTTGCTGACTGCTGTCGTAAGTTATTTCGTCGGACTGCTGACACTGCGCTTGAAAAGCCACTTTTACGCGATGCTGACTATGGCCTTCGCCGGATTGTTTTTAGTACTGGCTGAAAAATGGCGGACGGTTACTTATGGGAATGACGGCTTTACATTCAGGGTTCCGGACTTTCTGAAGGACCGCACTGACTTCTATTTGATTTGCCTCGGTTCGATGGTCCTGGTGTTCATTTTATTGAGAAGATTCACCAATTCCCCGCTTGGAAGAGTTCTTCAGGCAATAAGGGAAAATGAACAGCGCACAGAATCGCTTGGATACAGCGTATTGCAATATAAAATCATTGCCAGCGTCGTGTCTGGAGTCATTGCCGGAATTGCGGGGATTTTATATGCTGTTTCCCTCAGATTCGTGAATACAAGCGTTTTTACAATGGATATCACACTGGATGCCTTGCTGATGACGATCATTGGAGGAGTCGGGACGTTGGTCGGGGCAATCATCGGCGCGGGAATCATCGAGTTTTCCCATCACTGGCTGACTGAGCTTGCAAAGGTTCACTGGATTTTCGAAAGATGGATCATCTTTTTCGGCATCATTTATATCCTTGCTGTCATGTTCTTCCCTCAGGGGATTGTCGGTTCCCTGCAGAAGCTGAAGTTGAGAAAGAAAGAGAAAATCAAGGTTCCGGTTGATTCAGAGACAGTAAGCCAGGGAGATTCGTGA
- a CDS encoding long-chain fatty acid--CoA ligase: MRWELDWLESRAGLTPDAVAIADAGTAQEWSYREINDRAKAIAVWLGEKGVKKGDRVALLAPNGISYFDLLFACGKIGAIFVPLNWRLSLDELAYIIKDCEPRLLAFHSNLTKEVTMIWDEEDRCIQIDGSRYAQLLGVTVGQLDGEKVEEEDPLAMIYTGGTTGKPKGAVLSHRAIIWNSVSTIASWNLTNEDRTVTYLPLFHTGGLNALSIPILMAGGTVVLANDFTPESAIKNLIEHKCTIVLFVPTMHHMLVKTDLFQKAEFTDLKLFLSGGAPCPLEIYEAYKQKGIAFKEGYGLTEAGPNNFYIDPSEANVKRGSVGKPMLFHSIKILDEAGNEAGADEVGELAIKGNHAFSYYWNNQNATEDTLKDGWLYTGDLAKRDRDGYYYIVGRKKEMIITGGENVFPLEIEHWLCSHPSIHEAAVVGIPDEKWGEVVTAFIVLEEGAALGEHEAKMHCRQKLAGYKVPKVIQTIGHMPKTHVGKIDKKKLREVALSASGHKPV, translated from the coding sequence GTGAGGTGGGAGCTCGACTGGCTTGAATCTAGAGCGGGATTGACACCAGATGCAGTTGCGATTGCCGATGCAGGGACGGCTCAGGAATGGTCATACAGGGAAATCAATGATCGGGCTAAAGCAATCGCAGTGTGGCTGGGTGAAAAGGGAGTCAAAAAAGGCGACAGGGTTGCGCTGCTTGCGCCGAACGGAATCAGTTACTTTGATTTGCTGTTTGCCTGCGGCAAAATTGGCGCCATTTTTGTGCCGCTGAACTGGAGGCTGTCCCTCGATGAGCTGGCATATATTATTAAGGATTGTGAGCCAAGGCTGCTGGCTTTCCATTCCAATTTAACAAAAGAAGTGACAATGATTTGGGATGAAGAAGACCGTTGCATTCAAATTGATGGTTCACGATACGCTCAGCTGCTTGGCGTAACAGTTGGCCAGCTGGATGGAGAAAAAGTGGAGGAAGAAGATCCGCTCGCGATGATTTATACAGGAGGGACCACCGGAAAGCCAAAAGGAGCTGTTCTGTCACATCGCGCCATCATCTGGAACAGCGTTTCGACGATCGCCAGCTGGAATCTGACGAACGAGGACAGAACGGTGACGTATTTACCTTTATTCCATACAGGCGGTTTGAATGCACTATCCATTCCGATCCTGATGGCCGGGGGCACCGTCGTTCTGGCCAATGATTTCACACCGGAAAGTGCGATCAAGAACCTAATCGAACATAAGTGCACAATCGTCCTATTTGTGCCGACGATGCATCATATGTTGGTAAAAACGGATCTTTTCCAGAAGGCGGAATTCACGGATCTTAAGCTGTTTTTATCAGGAGGTGCACCGTGCCCGCTTGAAATTTATGAAGCATACAAACAGAAGGGTATCGCCTTCAAGGAGGGATATGGGCTGACAGAGGCTGGCCCGAATAATTTTTACATAGATCCTTCAGAGGCGAATGTAAAAAGAGGTTCAGTCGGCAAGCCTATGCTGTTCCATTCTATCAAGATCCTGGACGAAGCAGGGAACGAGGCTGGAGCGGACGAGGTCGGTGAACTTGCTATCAAGGGGAACCATGCCTTTTCTTATTACTGGAATAATCAGAATGCGACCGAAGACACCTTGAAGGACGGCTGGCTTTATACAGGTGACCTGGCGAAGAGAGACAGAGATGGATATTATTATATTGTTGGCAGGAAAAAAGAGATGATCATCACAGGCGGTGAAAATGTATTTCCTCTCGAGATCGAACACTGGCTCTGCTCACACCCATCGATTCACGAGGCCGCGGTCGTTGGCATCCCAGATGAAAAATGGGGAGAAGTCGTGACTGCGTTCATTGTCCTTGAAGAGGGAGCTGCTTTAGGAGAGCATGAAGCCAAAATGCATTGCAGGCAGAAGCTCGCCGGCTATAAAGTACCGAAAGTTATCCAAACTATTGGCCATATGCCGAAGACGCATGTAGGCAAAATCGATAAAAAGAAACTGCGGGAAGTCGCTCTCTCTGCATCGGGCCATAAGCCTGTTTGA
- a CDS encoding alpha/beta hydrolase, whose translation MEKTAVEMKKVDLPNGETIAYRERDGGTKNVLLVHGNMTSSKHWDLLIDAIDPEYKVFAVDLRGFGESSYHKPIMSIQDFSDDVKMFVDGIGLKDFALVGWSTGGAVGMQFAADYPGYCEKLVLLASASTRGYPFFGTSAEGLPDVNNRLVTYEDVKGDAGKTIAVQSAYDQQNRGFLKAMWNMLIYTGRQPEERHYDEYVDDMLTQRNLAEVYHSLNTFNISALNNGLKDGTDQVKDIQIPVLVLRGDRDLVVTGRMADEIVEDFAGRARFVELKDCGHSPLVDDLDQLLQHIEGFLAE comes from the coding sequence ATGGAAAAAACGGCAGTGGAAATGAAGAAGGTTGACTTGCCAAATGGGGAAACAATCGCTTATAGGGAGCGGGATGGCGGAACCAAAAATGTTCTTTTGGTCCATGGCAATATGACATCATCCAAACATTGGGACTTGTTGATTGACGCGATTGATCCTGAATATAAAGTTTTTGCGGTGGATTTGCGGGGGTTCGGGGAGTCCAGCTATCATAAGCCAATCATGTCGATCCAGGATTTTTCCGATGATGTAAAAATGTTTGTTGATGGAATTGGGCTGAAGGATTTTGCCCTTGTAGGCTGGTCGACGGGAGGAGCGGTAGGAATGCAGTTCGCCGCTGATTACCCAGGCTATTGTGAAAAGCTTGTGCTGCTCGCTTCCGCTTCTACAAGAGGATATCCTTTCTTCGGCACAAGTGCTGAAGGCCTCCCTGATGTGAACAACAGGCTCGTTACTTATGAGGATGTTAAGGGAGATGCTGGTAAAACGATTGCCGTACAGAGTGCTTACGACCAGCAAAATAGAGGATTTCTAAAGGCAATGTGGAATATGTTGATTTATACCGGTCGTCAGCCGGAAGAACGGCATTATGACGAGTATGTTGATGATATGCTGACACAGCGCAATCTCGCTGAAGTCTACCACTCTCTTAATACTTTTAACATCAGTGCTTTAAATAATGGCTTGAAGGATGGTACAGATCAGGTGAAGGATATCCAGATTCCTGTGCTTGTGCTCCGGGGTGACCGGGATCTAGTGGTCACTGGGAGGATGGCAGATGAAATTGTCGAGGACTTTGCAGGGCGTGCAAGGTTTGTGGAATTGAAGGATTGCGGCCATTCGCCATTAGTGGATGACCTGGATCAGCTATTGCAGCATATCGAAGGATTTTTAGCAGAGTAG
- a CDS encoding 3-oxoacyl-ACP synthase has product MQIGIVSTGIYLPENYVTGAEIARLAGIPEQVVEEKMGIRKKPMPGPEDHTCEMGIKAARIALEKANLDPLDIDLVIYIGEEYKEYPLWTAGIKLQEEIGARNAWAFDTALRCGTTVMALKLAKGMMVSDPAINTVLLAGGYRNGDFIDYQNPRTRFMYNLGAGGGAILLQKDHQENRLLETEMITDGSFSEDVVVVAGGTKNPITAESLARGLYQLDVLDPEGMKERLEQKSMANFLKVIRRSVEKSGFSEKDIAYVGMLHMKRSAHEFVLRELGLTEENSIYLEDFGHIGQIDQILSLELAEKAGKLKDGDIVVLVSAGIGYAWGATTIVWGKGVL; this is encoded by the coding sequence ATGCAAATTGGCATTGTCAGTACGGGAATCTACCTTCCTGAAAACTATGTCACAGGAGCGGAAATTGCCAGGTTGGCAGGAATTCCCGAACAAGTTGTGGAAGAAAAAATGGGAATAAGGAAAAAGCCGATGCCAGGACCGGAAGACCATACATGCGAAATGGGAATCAAGGCTGCAAGGATTGCATTGGAAAAAGCGAACCTGGATCCGTTGGACATCGACCTTGTCATCTATATTGGTGAGGAGTACAAGGAATATCCATTATGGACAGCAGGTATTAAACTGCAGGAGGAAATCGGGGCAAGAAATGCCTGGGCCTTCGACACGGCCTTAAGATGCGGAACGACAGTGATGGCCCTGAAGCTGGCGAAGGGAATGATGGTCTCTGATCCGGCAATCAACACCGTCCTCCTCGCAGGGGGCTATCGCAATGGTGATTTCATAGATTACCAGAATCCAAGAACACGGTTCATGTACAATCTCGGGGCAGGCGGCGGTGCGATTTTATTGCAAAAGGACCATCAGGAAAACAGGTTGCTAGAGACAGAAATGATTACGGATGGTTCTTTTTCCGAGGATGTCGTCGTCGTTGCCGGCGGAACAAAAAATCCGATTACAGCAGAGAGCCTGGCAAGAGGCCTGTACCAGCTTGATGTACTTGATCCAGAGGGAATGAAGGAGCGGCTCGAGCAAAAGTCGATGGCCAATTTTTTAAAAGTCATCCGGCGGTCGGTGGAGAAAAGCGGTTTTTCCGAAAAAGACATCGCCTACGTCGGGATGCTTCATATGAAGCGGTCGGCACATGAATTTGTATTAAGGGAGCTGGGATTAACGGAAGAGAATTCCATCTACCTAGAAGACTTTGGGCACATTGGACAGATTGACCAGATCCTGTCTCTAGAACTGGCAGAAAAGGCAGGGAAATTAAAGGATGGAGACATTGTCGTCCTAGTCAGTGCCGGTATCGGCTATGCGTGGGGTGCGACGACTATTGTTTGGGGAAAGGGCGTGTTGTAA